From a single Eubalaena glacialis isolate mEubGla1 chromosome 15, mEubGla1.1.hap2.+ XY, whole genome shotgun sequence genomic region:
- the C15H22orf39 gene encoding UPF0545 protein C22orf39 homolog isoform X1: MAEGGGWQPPRPCEAYRAEWELCNSAGHFLRHYYVHGERPACGQWRRDLDSCREWEERRSAEAQVTRPGVPSPERPGTSPGARDAGKRGRALKKGFDSSLHVCWGACFDLYP, from the exons ATGGCGGAAGGTGGAGGCTGGCAG CCGCCGCGCCCCTGCGAGGCCTACCGCGCCGAGTGGGAGCTCTGCAACAGCGCCGGCCACTTCCTGCGCCACTACTACGTCCACGGCGAGCGGCCGGCCTGCGGGCAGTGGCGGCGCGACCTGGACAGCTGCCGCGAGTGGGAGGAGCGTCGCAGCGCCGAGGCCCAGGTGACCCGACCGGGCGTGCCGAGCCCTGAAAGACCAGGAACCAGCCCGGGGGCACGAGACGCTGGGAAAAGGGGGCGGGCCTTAAAAAAGGGGTTCGATTCCAGCCTCCACGTGTGCTGGGGAGCGTGCTTTGATTTATATCCTTAA
- the C15H22orf39 gene encoding UPF0545 protein C22orf39 homolog isoform X2 yields the protein MAEGGGWQPPRPCEAYRAEWELCNSAGHFLRHYYVHGERPACGQWRRDLDSCREWEERRSAEAQRSLRESEQARVRAARKHGLVWAPRQSPPADWHLPLPQDNDR from the exons ATGGCGGAAGGTGGAGGCTGGCAG CCGCCGCGCCCCTGCGAGGCCTACCGCGCCGAGTGGGAGCTCTGCAACAGCGCCGGCCACTTCCTGCGCCACTACTACGTCCACGGCGAGCGGCCGGCCTGCGGGCAGTGGCGGCGCGACCTGGACAGCTGCCGCGAGTGGGAGGAGCGTCGCAGCGCCGAGGCCCAG CGGTCCCTACGTGAGAGCGAGCAGGCGCGAGTCCGGGCTGCACGGAAGCACGGCCTGGTGTGGGCCCCCAGGCAGAGCCCCCCTGCAGACTGGcacctccctctgccccaggaCAACGACCGGTGA